In one Bombyx mori chromosome 22, ASM3026992v2 genomic region, the following are encoded:
- the LOC101744648 gene encoding SET domain-containing protein 4 yields MGRTKRKRRQKISRSFCTCGANEELILLNTWLKKNGVRRKKELALAVFSDTGRGVLTKKRIRPGDELISLPLNLTINVSTILMDRAFCSIFLENKIPCLSTYKKTVSFQSLLAFYLTYLKAQGIKTKWHIYLKNLPQEYTVPYFLPNEIKCNVDPEILDVISNQKCVIETTYNIFFQLLKTCKNSCDSVSMVQKHFSMSLYEWAYFTVNTRCVYIDLSKIIDLKNVENNLLNIISDNTNISLCPYLDMINHSPCARNETKLLVNKDIENVKVKDLKDELFLDVTFSIYTKNFFDAHSQVFICYGDSHNLKLITEYGFCIPKNDLDYVSFPFDIVLQYFNTRSIKVSLEQINFIHSHGLNKDLHIDSKGLSYNFYGLLMVIKYYHEKNKDISRLIYSAAICSNDSKLNELVKPMAVDKCNLISNSVNELKKTGCEAVELMNCIELMCQYIGILEKFIKS; encoded by the coding sequence ATGGGACGTACAAAACGAAAAAGACGTCAGAAAATTTCACGTAGTTTCTGCACTTGTGGCGCAAACgaagaattaatattattaaatacttgGCTTAAGAAAAATGGTGTAAGACGGAAGAAAGAATTGGCTCTGGCGGTATTCAGTGATACAGGCCGCGGAGTGCTCACAAAAAAGAGAATCCGACCTGGAGACGAACTTATTAGCTTACCTTTAAATCTTACTATTAATGTATCCACAATCCTGATGGACCGGGCGTTTTGTAGCATTTTcctagaaaataaaataccttgttTATCTACCTACAAGAAAACAGTGTCGTTTCAGTCACTATTAGCATTTTATTTGACATATCTGAAAGCTCAAGGTATTAAAACAAAGTGGCACATTTACCTAAAAAATTTGCCCCAAGAATATACTGTACCATATTTTTTGCCGAACGAAATAAAATGCAACGTAGATCCTGAGATTTTAGATGTGATTTCGAATCAAAAATGTGTCATAGAaacaacatataatattttttttcaattattaaaaacatgCAAAAATTCATGTGATTCTGTTTCTATGGTACAAAAACACTTTAGTATGTCATTGTATGAATGGGCCTACTTCACAGTTAATACTAGGTGTGTATATATAGACCTATCAAaaataatagatttaaaaaatgttgaaaacaATTTGTTGAATATAATTAGCGATAACACTAATATTTCTCTATGTCCATATTTAGATATGATTAACCACAGCCCATGTGcaagaaatgaaacaaaacttcTAGTCAATAAAGATATTGAGAATGTAAAAGTTAAAGATTTAAAAGATGAATTATTTTTAGATGTAACATTTTCTATATACACAAAGAATTTTTTTGATGCTCACTCGCAAGTCTTTATTTGCTATGGCGACAgtcacaatttaaaattaattacagaATATGGATTTTGTATACCAAAAAATGATTTGGACTATGTATCATTCCCTTTTGATATTGTTCTACAATACTTTAATACAAGGTCAATTAAAGTCTCTTTAGAAcagattaattttattcatagtCATGGCCTAAATAAAGATTTACACATAGATTCCAAAGGCTtaagttataatttttatgGATTGTTAATGGTCATAAAATATTACCACgagaaaaataaagatataagTAGATTAATTTATTCAGCAGCAATATGTTCAAATGATAGTAAATTGAATGAACTAGTAAAACCTATGGCAGTTGATAAATGTAACTTAATCAGTAATTCAGTGAATGAACTGAAAAAAACTGGATGTGAAGCGGTTGAATTAATGAATTGTATAGAGCTTATGTGTCAATATATTGGTATATTAGAGAAGTTTATTAAATCTTAA
- the LOC101742054 gene encoding mitotic spindle assembly checkpoint protein MAD2A, whose product MSLQQTKNCITLRGSAQIICEYLKFSINSVLFQRGLYPPETFKAENQYGITLLLSEDPQIKSFLTNLLTQSEEWILDKKVKKLSLIILNVANKEVLECWDFNIQYEDGDTALSKEKNEMVGSKDLKKIQQEIRDVMLQVAATISYLPLLDCRCSFDVLVHAKTDCDIPEKWAEAQPVAIANAQNVQLKSFSTSLHKMETVVSYKLAD is encoded by the exons ATGTcactacaacaaacaaaaaattgtattaCTTTGCGCGGCTCCGCTCAAATTATATGCGAATATTTGA aattttcaataaattcagTACTGTTTCAACGAGGCTTATATCCACCTGAAACCTTTAAGGCAGAAAACCAGTATGGCATCACACTGCTACTCTCAGAGGATCCTCAGATCAAGAGCTTCTTAACAAATCTTCTTACACAGAGTGAAG AATGGATTCTTGACAAGAAAGTGAAAAAACTATCTCTGATCATACTAAATGTGGCTAACAAAGAAGTTCTGGAATGTTGGGACTTTAACATTCAATACGAAGATGGAGATACTGCTTTATCTAAGGAGAAAAATGAAATGGTCGGGAGCAAAGATTTGAAGAAGATACAACAGGAAATCAGAGATGTTATGTTACAAGTAGCAGCAACAATATCGTACTTACCGCTATTAGATTGTAGATGTTCATTTGATGTTTTGGTTCATGCTAAAACAGACTGCGATATTCCAGAAAAATGGGCTGAGGCACAACCAGTAGCTATAGCCAATGCTCAGAATGTACAGCTAAAGTCATTCTCGACTAGTTTACACAAAATGGAAACAGTAGTCAGTTACAAACTCGCAGATTGA